One genomic window of Bradyrhizobium sp. B124 includes the following:
- a CDS encoding FAD-dependent oxidoreductase, translating into MSEGAIAQQADVVVLGAGMVGVSAGLAARQRGLSVVIVDRREPGSETSYGNAGIISSGSILPLNTPQLLKNLPKYLTNTHPALRWNLPWALANAGWVIRFLAAATPSQTRPRAAALHGLIGTSLALHRDWIVQAGAGHRIRETGWLKAWRGDGLASAKAEQAALAEFGIKSEVLDRQAISALEPNIIPAYSTGLLHTQTASVDSPGAVVKAYAQMLAAGGGTVRRSEIRRIEQQDDGWRVQLADGAIAARHVVVALGPWSAELLRPLGYRVPLAFERGYHQHFVPNPARKLLRPIHDAEGAFLMTPMEQGVRVTSGVELTARDAPSNYAQLEAVVPMARSVVEFGEAVGERWRGARPTLPDSLPMIGETPRHHGLWLAFGNQHIGFTTGPGTGAAVAAMIAGAAPPFDVKAFSPGRYIA; encoded by the coding sequence ATGAGCGAGGGTGCGATAGCGCAGCAGGCTGACGTCGTCGTGCTTGGCGCAGGCATGGTCGGCGTCTCGGCCGGCCTTGCCGCACGGCAGCGCGGTCTCTCCGTCGTCATCGTCGACCGCCGCGAGCCCGGCAGCGAGACCTCCTACGGCAATGCCGGCATCATCTCTTCCGGCTCGATCCTGCCGCTCAACACGCCACAGCTTTTGAAGAACCTGCCGAAATATCTCACCAACACGCATCCGGCGCTGCGCTGGAATCTTCCGTGGGCGCTCGCCAATGCCGGCTGGGTGATCCGCTTCCTCGCCGCGGCGACACCGTCGCAGACCAGGCCGCGCGCCGCCGCGTTGCACGGCCTGATCGGGACATCGCTGGCGCTGCATCGCGACTGGATCGTGCAGGCGGGCGCCGGCCATCGCATCAGAGAGACCGGCTGGCTCAAGGCCTGGCGCGGCGACGGGCTTGCATCCGCCAAAGCCGAGCAGGCGGCACTCGCCGAATTCGGCATCAAAAGCGAGGTGCTCGATCGCCAGGCGATCTCCGCGCTCGAGCCGAACATCATCCCCGCCTACAGCACGGGCCTGCTGCACACCCAGACGGCATCGGTCGATTCACCGGGCGCGGTGGTCAAGGCCTATGCGCAGATGCTCGCCGCCGGCGGCGGCACCGTGCGGCGATCCGAGATCCGACGGATCGAACAACAAGACGACGGCTGGCGCGTGCAGCTGGCCGACGGCGCGATCGCCGCGCGCCACGTCGTGGTCGCGCTCGGGCCGTGGTCGGCCGAATTGTTGCGGCCGCTCGGCTATCGCGTGCCGCTGGCGTTCGAGCGCGGCTATCACCAACATTTCGTGCCGAACCCGGCACGCAAATTGCTGCGGCCGATCCATGATGCGGAGGGGGCATTTCTGATGACGCCGATGGAGCAGGGCGTTCGCGTCACCAGCGGCGTCGAGCTGACCGCGCGCGATGCGCCGTCGAACTATGCGCAGCTCGAGGCGGTGGTGCCGATGGCGCGCAGCGTGGTCGAATTCGGCGAAGCGGTCGGCGAGCGCTGGCGCGGCGCGCGGCCGACGCTGCCGGACAGCCTGCCGATGATCGGCGAAACGCCGCGGCATCACGGTCTCTGGCTCGCCTTCGGCAACCAGCATATCGGCTTCACCACCGGTCCGGGAACGGGCGCCGCGGTCGCGGCAATGATCGCAGGCGCCGCGCCGCCATTCGACGTGAAGGCCTTTTCGCCGGGCCGGTATATCGCGTGA
- a CDS encoding amino acid ABC transporter permease: MNYVWDFGILAKYSHLFWLGLGWTMAYTIGTIILGTLIGLIVGMLRLRRIPVIDWLLIAYIELFRCTPLLVQIIWFYYAFPVVIGVNIPAHVAAVSVLSLYGGAFYAEIVRGSIESVPVGQWDAAKALGFRGWRLMRLVILPQALKPMMAPYVNQSVTQLKNTSLVSIIAVPDLVYNATLINADTYRPLEVYTIVALIYFAILFPSTLVARRLERGLTYDKV, translated from the coding sequence ATGAACTACGTCTGGGATTTCGGGATCCTCGCCAAGTACAGCCATCTGTTCTGGCTCGGGCTCGGCTGGACCATGGCCTACACAATCGGCACCATCATTCTGGGGACTCTGATCGGCCTGATCGTCGGCATGCTGCGGCTGCGGCGCATTCCGGTGATCGACTGGCTCCTGATCGCCTATATCGAGCTGTTCCGCTGCACGCCGCTGCTGGTGCAGATCATCTGGTTCTACTACGCGTTTCCGGTCGTGATCGGCGTCAACATCCCGGCGCATGTCGCAGCGGTCAGTGTGCTGTCGCTCTATGGCGGCGCGTTCTATGCCGAGATCGTACGCGGCTCGATCGAGAGCGTGCCGGTCGGGCAGTGGGACGCGGCGAAGGCGCTCGGCTTCCGCGGCTGGCGCCTGATGCGGCTCGTGATCCTGCCGCAGGCGCTGAAGCCGATGATGGCGCCCTATGTCAACCAGTCGGTGACGCAGCTGAAGAACACCTCGCTGGTCTCGATCATCGCGGTGCCCGATCTCGTCTACAACGCCACCCTGATCAACGCCGACACCTATCGGCCGCTCGAGGTCTACACCATCGTGGCGCTGATCTATTTCGCGATCCTGTTTCCCTCGACGCTGGTGGCAAGGCGGCTGGAGCGCGGGCTGACCTACGACAAGGTGTGA
- a CDS encoding transporter substrate-binding domain-containing protein, whose amino-acid sequence MTQSDDITISEDRRDALRYALGIGSGAALAAAMATPASAQTQADNTLDRIRANKVLRIAVLPGELPYFNKDLATGTWSGFSIEMANDLAKLLDVKLEYVESTYGNSILDLQANKIDLGFALNPTPQRALVVDFTNLVFPHPFGAMLKKGLEAKTWADINKPEVKIAVDVGSANEAVARRFAPNATIKSLKSRDEVMLEMSSGRVDCVVNALVLGLTAIAKNPNLGTYKILASPSVTIASGMAVRREQDKRWRDFLSVWVDYNRGIGQMREWFVKGLGLAGVKPEDVPVELSI is encoded by the coding sequence TTGACTCAATCCGACGACATCACAATTTCCGAAGATCGCCGCGACGCGCTGCGCTATGCGCTCGGGATCGGCAGCGGCGCGGCGCTGGCGGCCGCCATGGCAACCCCGGCCTCGGCGCAGACCCAAGCCGACAACACCCTGGATCGCATCAGGGCCAACAAGGTGTTGCGGATCGCGGTGCTGCCGGGCGAGCTGCCCTATTTCAACAAGGATCTCGCCACCGGCACCTGGTCCGGTTTCTCGATCGAGATGGCGAACGACCTCGCCAAGCTGCTCGACGTCAAGCTCGAGTATGTCGAGTCGACCTACGGCAATTCGATTCTTGATCTGCAGGCCAACAAGATCGACCTCGGCTTTGCGCTCAACCCGACCCCGCAGCGGGCGCTGGTGGTGGATTTCACCAACCTGGTGTTTCCGCATCCGTTCGGCGCGATGCTGAAGAAGGGCCTGGAGGCCAAGACCTGGGCCGACATCAACAAGCCCGAGGTCAAGATCGCGGTTGACGTCGGATCGGCCAATGAGGCGGTGGCGCGGCGCTTTGCGCCGAACGCCACCATCAAGTCACTGAAGTCGCGCGACGAGGTGATGCTGGAAATGTCGTCGGGCCGCGTCGATTGCGTGGTCAACGCGCTGGTGCTCGGGCTGACCGCGATCGCCAAGAACCCGAACCTCGGCACCTACAAGATCCTGGCCTCGCCCTCGGTGACGATCGCGAGCGGCATGGCGGTGCGGCGCGAGCAAGACAAGCGCTGGCGCGATTTCCTGTCCGTGTGGGTCGACTATAACCGCGGCATCGGCCAGATGCGCGAATGGTTCGTCAAGGGCCTCGGCCTCGCCGGCGTCAAGCCGGAGGACGTGCCGGTGGAGCTGAGTATCTAG
- the ppk2 gene encoding polyphosphate kinase 2: MTASDLTDEATRDEALRDEALRARIHQEMADSLDEELELELDDVRLDEFDHDGAAGSPSIDRKVYFRELLRLQGELVKLQDWVQHEKKKVVVLFEGRDSAGKGGVIKRITQRLNPRICRVAALPAPNERERTQWYFQRYVSHLPAGGEIVLFDRSWYNRAGVEKVMGFCNDDQYEEFFRSVPEFERMLIRSGIILLKYWFSITDEEQAFRFSMRIHDPLKQWKLSPMDVEARTRWELYTKAKETMLERTHLQDSPWWIVDAVDKKRARLNCISHLLTQIPYQQVTHQPVVLPPRVRNPDYHRGPIPPEMYVPGTY, translated from the coding sequence ATGACCGCCTCCGACCTCACCGACGAAGCCACCCGAGATGAAGCCTTGCGCGACGAAGCCTTGCGCGCCCGCATCCACCAGGAGATGGCCGACAGCCTCGACGAGGAACTCGAGCTGGAGCTCGACGACGTGAGGCTCGACGAGTTCGACCACGACGGGGCCGCCGGAAGCCCGTCGATCGATCGCAAGGTCTACTTCCGCGAATTGCTGCGGTTGCAGGGCGAGCTGGTCAAGTTGCAGGACTGGGTGCAGCACGAGAAGAAGAAGGTCGTCGTGCTGTTCGAGGGCCGCGATTCCGCCGGCAAGGGCGGTGTCATCAAGCGCATCACCCAGCGGCTCAACCCGCGCATCTGCCGTGTCGCGGCGCTGCCGGCGCCGAACGAGCGCGAACGCACGCAATGGTATTTCCAGCGCTACGTCTCGCATCTGCCGGCCGGCGGCGAGATCGTGCTGTTCGACCGCAGCTGGTACAACCGCGCCGGCGTCGAGAAGGTGATGGGGTTCTGCAACGACGACCAGTATGAGGAGTTCTTCAGGTCGGTGCCGGAATTCGAGCGCATGCTGATCCGCTCCGGCATCATCCTGCTGAAATACTGGTTCTCGATCACCGACGAGGAACAGGCGTTCCGCTTCTCGATGCGGATTCACGATCCGCTGAAGCAGTGGAAGCTGAGCCCGATGGATGTCGAGGCGCGGACCCGCTGGGAGCTCTACACCAAGGCCAAGGAAACGATGCTGGAGCGCACGCACCTGCAGGACTCGCCGTGGTGGATCGTCGATGCCGTCGACAAGAAGCGCGCCCGGCTGAACTGCATCTCGCACCTGTTGACCCAGATCCCGTATCAGCAGGTCACGCACCAACCGGTGGTGCTGCCGCCGCGGGTCCGCAACCCCGACTACCACCGCGGCCCGATCCCGCCGGAGATGTACGTGCCGGGAACGTATTGA
- a CDS encoding fumarylacetoacetate hydrolase family protein — protein MILLTPKDVLPEDGTAGTLVGRVWLPQAGGPAVVAVRGDGVFDVTARFPTVSALCEEADPAAALHATRGERIGDFDAILANTPPDGRDATRPHLLAPVDLQVLKAAGVTFAISMLERVIEERARGNPSSAEAIRKEVVRLVGDDLSKLKPGSEQAMRLKQVLIDQNAWSQYLEVGIGPDAEVFTKAPTLSSVGSGMDAGLHPKSTWNNPEPEVVLVVSGAGKIVGAALGNDVNLRDFEGRSALLLSKAKDNNASCAIGPLLRLFDATFSLDDVRKMDVGLTVKGADGFVLEGHSSISKISRDPTDLVAQTIGPVHQYPDGFALFLGTMFAPVKDRDAKGEGFTHKRDDIVTIEAPQLGKLVNRMRGSDECEPWTFGVGALMKNLAQRKVL, from the coding sequence ATGATTTTGCTCACGCCAAAAGACGTCCTGCCCGAGGACGGCACCGCCGGCACGCTGGTCGGACGGGTCTGGCTGCCGCAGGCGGGCGGACCCGCCGTGGTCGCGGTGCGGGGTGACGGCGTGTTCGACGTCACCGCGCGCTTCCCCACCGTGAGCGCGCTGTGCGAGGAAGCCGATCCTGCGGCCGCGTTGCATGCCACGCGCGGCGAGCGCATCGGCGATTTTGACGCCATCCTCGCCAACACGCCGCCCGATGGTCGCGACGCGACAAGACCGCATCTGCTCGCGCCGGTCGACCTGCAGGTGCTGAAGGCCGCCGGCGTCACCTTCGCGATCTCGATGCTGGAGCGCGTGATCGAGGAGCGGGCGCGCGGCAACCCGTCGTCGGCGGAGGCTATCCGCAAGGAGGTGGTGCGCCTGGTCGGCGACGATCTCTCCAAGCTGAAGCCGGGCTCCGAGCAGGCGATGCGGTTGAAGCAGGTGCTGATCGACCAGAACGCCTGGAGCCAGTATCTCGAGGTCGGCATCGGTCCCGACGCCGAAGTGTTCACCAAGGCGCCGACGCTGTCCTCGGTCGGGTCAGGCATGGATGCCGGCCTGCATCCGAAATCGACCTGGAACAATCCGGAGCCGGAGGTCGTGCTTGTCGTCTCCGGCGCCGGCAAGATCGTCGGCGCTGCGCTCGGTAACGACGTCAACCTGCGCGATTTCGAGGGCCGCTCGGCGCTCCTGCTGTCGAAGGCCAAGGACAACAACGCCTCCTGCGCGATCGGCCCGCTGCTGCGGCTGTTCGACGCGACCTTCTCGCTCGACGACGTCAGGAAGATGGATGTCGGCCTCACCGTGAAGGGCGCCGACGGCTTCGTGCTCGAGGGCCATTCTTCGATCTCCAAAATCAGCCGCGACCCGACCGATCTGGTTGCCCAGACCATCGGGCCCGTGCATCAATATCCCGACGGCTTTGCGCTGTTCCTCGGCACGATGTTCGCACCGGTCAAGGACCGCGACGCCAAGGGCGAAGGCTTCACCCACAAGCGCGACGACATCGTCACCATCGAAGCGCCCCAGCTCGGCAAGCTCGTCAACCGCATGCGGGGCAGCGACGAATGCGAGCCCTGGACCTTCGGCGTTGGCGCGCTGATGAAGAATCTCGCGCAGCGCAAGGTGCTGTGA
- a CDS encoding Spy/CpxP family protein refolding chaperone, with protein sequence MLRAARCRHTVLALATILAVAASAALLAGSADAARGGGGGGGHGGGGHGGGGFHGGGGGFHGGGGGFHGGGGGFHGGGFHGGGFHASGARGGGFHTIHPAARAGTRLGSGSGARHNQFRPAAHAARVAPSVAAGRHAASPAAMRHNASAVGHALASHQVRAAMQRPGGLRNPMTRAAITTAAAGAAMGGVGWWRHPNGGYGWVGPIFWPYAYYDLYDYAWWGGGYDPYFWDYGYGDLYAGLFGPYDYDALSGYAYYLPGYAGPRPPATGRSRATAQTTTLADMCGSDRSDIAGFPIEQFRSAIQPNAEQSTALDDLTNASQKASATILNSCPKDVPLTAPSRLAAMQQRLQAMRDAVGILQPALERFYGLLSDDQKAKVTALVADQHRGQHEATGDNGNCNTAQPAAIAWPGDIIERNVKPTDAQRASLDALRDAATKAEDTLKSSCPPTDARTPPARLAAVGARLDSMLQAIGTVRPAVDTFYSALSDEQKAAFDAVGPERDGGRSAMAAAGGDEPPRSRHRRHHHHGPNVGGMIFRMIGL encoded by the coding sequence ATGCTGAGGGCTGCCCGCTGCAGACACACCGTGCTGGCACTCGCCACGATCCTCGCGGTCGCGGCATCGGCTGCGCTGCTCGCAGGCAGCGCCGATGCTGCTCGCGGTGGCGGTGGCGGTGGCGGCCACGGCGGTGGAGGTCATGGCGGTGGCGGCTTTCATGGCGGCGGGGGCGGATTTCATGGTGGCGGCGGTGGCTTTCATGGAGGCGGAGGCGGCTTCCACGGTGGTGGTTTCCACGGCGGCGGATTCCACGCCAGCGGAGCGCGTGGCGGCGGCTTTCACACCATTCATCCCGCTGCACGAGCCGGCACGCGGCTCGGTAGCGGCTCCGGCGCGCGTCATAACCAATTCCGGCCTGCCGCTCATGCCGCGCGCGTCGCGCCGAGCGTAGCCGCCGGCCGCCATGCCGCCTCGCCCGCCGCGATGCGGCACAATGCGAGCGCCGTGGGGCACGCGTTGGCCTCGCACCAGGTCCGCGCGGCGATGCAGAGACCGGGCGGCTTGCGCAATCCGATGACGCGCGCCGCGATCACGACGGCCGCCGCCGGAGCTGCCATGGGTGGCGTTGGATGGTGGCGCCATCCGAATGGCGGCTATGGCTGGGTCGGCCCGATCTTCTGGCCCTATGCCTATTACGATCTTTATGACTACGCCTGGTGGGGCGGGGGCTATGACCCGTACTTCTGGGATTACGGCTATGGTGATCTCTATGCCGGCCTGTTCGGTCCCTATGACTACGATGCCTTGAGCGGCTATGCCTATTACCTGCCCGGCTACGCCGGTCCCCGGCCGCCGGCCACGGGTCGATCGCGCGCCACCGCTCAGACCACAACCCTTGCCGACATGTGCGGCAGCGACAGAAGCGATATCGCGGGCTTCCCGATCGAGCAATTCCGCAGCGCCATCCAGCCCAATGCGGAGCAGAGCACCGCGCTCGACGACCTCACCAACGCATCGCAGAAGGCGTCCGCGACCATTCTCAATTCATGTCCCAAGGACGTGCCGTTGACCGCGCCGAGCCGCCTCGCCGCGATGCAGCAGCGCCTCCAGGCCATGCGCGACGCAGTCGGGATTCTTCAGCCGGCGCTGGAGAGGTTCTATGGGCTGCTCAGCGACGATCAGAAAGCGAAGGTGACCGCGCTGGTGGCAGATCAGCACCGCGGCCAGCATGAGGCGACGGGGGACAACGGCAACTGCAATACGGCGCAGCCCGCCGCCATCGCATGGCCCGGCGACATCATCGAACGCAACGTCAAGCCAACCGATGCACAGCGGGCGAGCCTCGATGCCTTGCGGGACGCTGCGACAAAGGCCGAGGACACCCTGAAATCGTCCTGTCCGCCCACCGATGCGCGCACGCCACCGGCACGCCTTGCGGCGGTCGGAGCCAGATTAGATTCCATGCTTCAGGCGATCGGAACGGTACGTCCGGCCGTGGACACTTTCTACAGCGCGCTCAGCGACGAGCAGAAGGCCGCGTTCGACGCCGTTGGCCCCGAGCGGGACGGCGGCAGGAGCGCGATGGCCGCCGCAGGCGGTGACGAACCGCCGCGAAGCCGTCATCGCCGCCATCACCATCATGGCCCAAATGTCGGCGGCATGATCTTCCGGATGATCGGCTTGTAA
- a CDS encoding Lrp/AsnC family transcriptional regulator: MPALDAIDRKILSLLQTDSRMTMQELADKVGLSVSPCHRRVKLLEERGVISRYIATVDQKSLGLHVSVFISIKLARQKEEDLNRFARAISKWDEVLECYLMTGNRDYLLRVVAADLSSYEAFLKNKLTRLDGIASIESSFALSQVKYSTALPV, encoded by the coding sequence ATGCCTGCCCTCGACGCCATCGACCGCAAGATCCTGAGTCTGCTCCAGACCGACAGCCGCATGACCATGCAGGAGCTCGCCGACAAGGTCGGGCTGTCGGTGTCGCCCTGCCACCGCCGGGTCAAGCTGCTCGAGGAGCGCGGCGTGATCTCTCGCTACATCGCGACCGTCGATCAGAAATCGCTCGGGCTGCATGTCTCGGTCTTCATCTCGATCAAGCTGGCGCGCCAGAAGGAAGAAGACCTCAACCGCTTCGCGCGCGCGATCTCGAAATGGGACGAGGTGCTCGAGTGCTATCTGATGACCGGCAACCGCGACTACCTACTGCGCGTCGTCGCCGCCGACCTCTCCTCCTATGAAGCGTTCCTCAAGAACAAGCTGACCCGGCTCGACGGCATCGCCTCGATCGAGTCGAGCTTTGCGCTGAGCCAGGTGAAGTATTCGACCGCGTTGCCGGTGTGA
- a CDS encoding transketolase encodes MGIAPERLDMLSALARKVLWLSSWTIHHANHVRPSADGLKVGGHQASSASLANIMSALYFSVLRPQDRVAVKPHASPVFHAIQYLFGHQTRDKLENFRGYKGAQSYPSRTKDTDDVDFSTGSVGLGVAQTLFASLVQDYVKAHGWMQDRPEGRMIALVGDAEMDEGNIFEALLEGWKHGLRNTWWVVDYNRQSLDAVVREGLWAKFETMFRNFGWDVVIVKYGKLMLEAFAEPGGEALRRWIDNCPNQMYAALCFQGGAAFRKHLRDDIGDQGDVSALIDRRSDDELLALMSNLGGHDMASMIEAFEAIDHDRPVCFIAYTIKGVGLPMQGHKDNHAGLMTVAQMEKWRAAQNIRTGHEWDKFEGLSQEPAKLEAFLAEAPFNREGRRRLSAPEIEVPERLAFKASAQMSTQQGFGLVLHELARGDSELASRIVTVSPDVTVSTNLGAWVNRRGLFAKAENHDLFRQEKIPSAYTWEYSPKGQHLELGIAEMNLFIMLSALGLSQQINGARLLPVGTLYDPFIERGLDALNYACYQDARFMVAATPSGISLAPEGGAHQSIKTPLIGIGQDGLASFDPAFVDELAVIMGWGFGHMQREGAEGGSVYLRLSTRTLEQPQRIMTPDLQRDITDGAYWMRKPGPNCDIVVAYAGTVAPEAIEAVGLIGESHRDVGLLAVTSADRLYAGWSAARNLRRDRRGTQHLSHIERMLAPLGRDCGIVTVIDGHPASLGWLGSVRGHRVEALGVEHFGQTGTIGDLYRHYGIDANAIIDAAESVSIGAPVRHRKMAV; translated from the coding sequence ATGGGAATCGCGCCTGAACGCCTCGACATGCTGTCCGCTTTGGCCCGAAAGGTGCTGTGGTTGTCGTCGTGGACCATCCACCACGCCAACCATGTGCGGCCATCTGCCGACGGGCTGAAAGTCGGCGGCCATCAGGCCTCGTCGGCCTCGCTCGCCAACATCATGTCGGCGCTGTATTTCTCGGTGCTACGGCCCCAGGACCGCGTCGCGGTGAAGCCGCATGCGAGCCCGGTGTTCCACGCGATCCAGTATCTGTTCGGCCACCAGACCCGCGACAAGCTGGAGAACTTCCGCGGCTACAAGGGCGCGCAGTCCTATCCCTCGCGCACCAAGGACACCGACGACGTCGATTTCTCCACCGGCTCGGTCGGGCTCGGCGTGGCGCAGACGCTGTTCGCCTCGCTGGTGCAGGACTACGTCAAGGCGCATGGCTGGATGCAGGACCGCCCCGAGGGCCGCATGATCGCGCTGGTCGGCGACGCCGAGATGGACGAGGGCAACATCTTCGAGGCGCTGCTGGAGGGCTGGAAGCACGGCCTGCGCAACACTTGGTGGGTGGTCGACTATAACAGGCAGTCGCTCGACGCCGTGGTGCGCGAGGGGCTGTGGGCCAAGTTCGAAACCATGTTCCGCAATTTCGGCTGGGACGTGGTGATCGTGAAATACGGCAAGCTGATGCTCGAGGCGTTTGCCGAGCCGGGCGGCGAGGCCTTGCGGCGCTGGATCGACAATTGCCCGAACCAGATGTACGCGGCGCTCTGCTTCCAGGGCGGCGCGGCGTTCCGCAAGCATCTGCGCGACGATATCGGCGACCAGGGTGACGTGTCGGCGCTGATCGATCGCCGCAGCGACGACGAGCTGCTGGCGCTGATGTCGAACCTCGGCGGCCACGACATGGCGAGCATGATCGAGGCCTTCGAGGCGATCGACCATGATCGTCCGGTCTGCTTCATCGCCTACACCATCAAGGGCGTCGGCCTGCCGATGCAGGGCCACAAGGACAACCACGCGGGCCTGATGACGGTGGCGCAGATGGAGAAGTGGCGCGCCGCGCAGAACATCCGCACCGGCCACGAGTGGGACAAGTTCGAGGGCCTGTCGCAGGAGCCCGCGAAGCTCGAGGCGTTCCTGGCCGAGGCGCCATTCAACCGCGAGGGACGCCGTCGTCTCTCGGCGCCGGAAATCGAGGTGCCGGAGCGGCTGGCCTTCAAGGCCTCCGCGCAGATGTCGACGCAGCAGGGCTTTGGCCTGGTGCTGCATGAGCTCGCACGCGGCGACAGCGAGCTTGCGTCGCGCATCGTCACCGTTTCGCCCGACGTCACGGTGTCGACCAACCTCGGCGCCTGGGTCAACCGCCGCGGCCTGTTTGCGAAGGCGGAGAACCACGACCTGTTCCGGCAGGAGAAGATTCCGTCAGCCTACACCTGGGAATATTCGCCGAAGGGCCAGCACCTCGAGCTCGGCATCGCCGAGATGAATCTGTTCATCATGCTGTCGGCGCTCGGCCTGTCGCAGCAGATCAACGGCGCGCGGCTGCTGCCGGTCGGAACGCTGTACGATCCCTTCATCGAGCGCGGCCTCGATGCGTTGAACTATGCCTGCTACCAGGACGCCCGCTTCATGGTGGCGGCGACGCCGTCAGGCATCTCGTTGGCGCCGGAAGGCGGCGCGCATCAGTCGATCAAGACGCCGCTGATCGGGATCGGGCAGGACGGGCTCGCCTCGTTCGATCCGGCCTTCGTCGATGAACTTGCCGTGATCATGGGCTGGGGCTTTGGCCATATGCAGCGCGAGGGCGCCGAGGGCGGTTCGGTTTACTTGCGACTCTCGACCCGGACGCTGGAGCAACCGCAGCGGATCATGACACCGGACCTGCAGCGCGACATCACCGATGGCGCCTACTGGATGCGCAAGCCGGGCCCGAACTGCGACATCGTTGTTGCGTATGCCGGCACCGTCGCGCCGGAGGCGATCGAGGCGGTCGGCCTGATCGGCGAGAGCCACCGCGATGTTGGTCTCCTGGCGGTAACCTCTGCCGACCGGCTCTATGCGGGTTGGTCCGCCGCACGGAATTTGCGCCGCGACCGCCGCGGCACGCAGCATTTGAGTCATATCGAGCGCATGCTGGCGCCGCTCGGCCGCGACTGCGGCATCGTGACCGTGATCGACGGCCATCCGGCCTCGCTCGGCTGGCTCGGCAGCGTGCGCGGCCACCGGGTCGAGGCGCTCGGCGTCGAGCATTTCGGCCAGACCGGGACGATCGGCGACCTCTACCGGCACTATGGCATCGACGCCAACGCCATCATCGACGCGGCGGAAAGCGTGTCGATCGGCGCCCCGGTGCGGCATCGCAAGATGGCGGTGTGA